In Kwoniella dejecticola CBS 10117 chromosome 6, complete sequence, a genomic segment contains:
- a CDS encoding phosphatidylglycerol/phosphatidylinositol transfer protein yields MRITSLALVPLLATAASANLGADALGWAGELVSGGGKVSTAKDGDVRTMDSWSYVDCGLATDAVQLKSIHVTPDPPVPGKNLTVEVEADVIEPIKEGAYADVTVKLGLIKLLQKQFDVCEEARNANASVQCPVSPGPYKVKQTVELPKEIPKAKFSVQVRGYTDEDEDMVCLDLFVDFMKRPGGGN; encoded by the exons ATGCGTATCACCTCTCTCGCCCTCGTGCCGCTTCTCGCCACCGCGGCTTCGGCCAACTTGGGTGCCGATGCCCTTGGCTGGGCGGGCGAGCTTGTTTCAGGAGGTGGCAAAGTGTCCACTGCTAAAGATGGGGATGTGAGGACGATGGATAGCTGGAGTTACGTTGACTGTG GTCTTGCGACCGATGCAGT GCAACTCAAGTCCATCCACGTCACCCCCGATCCTCCTGTTCCAGGAAAGAACCTAACcgttgaagtcgaagcagACGTTATTGAGCCTATCAAG GAAGGTGCATATGCCGATGTCACCGTCAAGCTtggtctgatcaagctgTTGCAAAAGCAATTCGATGTTTGTGAAGAAGC CCGAAATGCCAACGCATCGGTCCAGTGCCCAGTGTCGCCAGGTCCATACAAGGTGAAGCAAACGGTTGAACTGCCCAAAGAGATCCCAAAGG CCAAATTCTCTGTCCAAGTAAGAGGTTAcacggacgaagatgaagacatgGTCTgcctcgatctcttcgttGACTTT ATGAAACGACCTGGAGGCGGCAATTAA